The Coffea arabica cultivar ET-39 chromosome 3c, Coffea Arabica ET-39 HiFi, whole genome shotgun sequence genome contains a region encoding:
- the LOC113734345 gene encoding probable disease resistance protein At1g58390: MTAVASISAAVRRLQELLLDEARPLGQLEPEVKSTVLPILQESEEMLMGLPAHKIRVEGAQDDLEFGRTTRILLSSIEDKVESYALQLGSATSSSREACCGGGENTAFGKVVADLKVAVDGLKDCVTSYCAQQNQYQQIRKLGQKSQWLVSRANFSSGRWGDEAFGLEEEVLELTKVLVSEETDPRVVFIVGMGGIGKTTLAKKLFNHPDVRHHFKGFAWVYVGGHWSTGDILITILDQLSSLPRKKRESMMKSEELELAPQVFTILQRKGCLVVLDDCSDRELLDILSIAFPFAVRSASASKFILTTRNRNLSRFLDPGAVYSLRMESLNEKKSWDLLSHIWRKLEEGPFPGKLVPIAWEILARCEGLPLAIIVLASMLRTEREGERVLHNILQSRRPMDGFPIGFHCLQSAYYALPLRLKACFLYLGNFPNNSRIQVEKLCQLWIAEGLISAEDGASEETMMDVAAKYFGELVARSLVTLEEDEVSDLRLMSGHIHGLIRSLCITEGREDEFFEIMPGSEPYMISKAQRCAIYFDKYYSVSNVIPSANLRSLLCLNSEQSGQGSRWPQGLFDFRKLRPLRVLDFDRVSFQDGNLPQGVGNLVFLRYLSFRGCYLEDLPSYIGNLLYLQTLDLRVQKDCILTISNVIWKLERLRHLYFPLAFQTPDHGGMLKLDSLRQLEILEGLDTSVCRAKDLIKLTNLRILAATAEGNLEDLELIIHYIGNSSHLKRTSLDIKKFDCYSEERLSFIKRLFSCPVLDTLQIEGHIGKMSDIGEGNMLDIGTISPSFTKIVLNGSELDQDPMPTLENLPNLRILVLEVEAYAGKKLHCSDTGFPELRSLKLVKLYNLEEWEVDIGALQKLSTLEVSMCRRMKKLPEGLQSIITLRKLKVSMMPQQFLGRLQMKNGRGGEDRDKINSKCSIEFGNDDPWLESTISACQQNNSFDGRITESQASSSSHSPNLIGSFACLPETERERDVYLQ, from the exons ATGACCGCCGTGGCAAGCATCTCAGCTGCCGTGAGGAGGCTTCAAGAATTGTTGCTGGACGAAGCGAGACCTTTAGGCCAGTTAGAACCGGAGGTCAAGAGCACTGTGTTGCCGATATTGCAGGAGTCGGAGGAAATGTTGATGGGGCTACCAGCCCATAAAATAAGAGTAGAAGGAGCCCAGGATGATCTGGAATTTGGAAGAACGACCAGAATTCTGTTGTCTTCTATTGAGGATAAGGTGGAATCGTATGCCCTCCAACTTGGATCTGCAACTAGCAGTAGTCGTGAAGCATGTTGCGGTGGTGGTGAGAATACAGCGTTTGGGAAGGTCGTAGCTGACTTGAAAGTTGCTGTTGATGGACTCAAGGATTGCGTTACATCCTACTGTGCACAACAAAATCAATATCAACAGATTCGAAAGCTAGGACAGAAGTCCCAATGGCTCGTCTCTCGAGCAAATTTCTCTAGCGGCCGCTGGGGAGATGAAGCTTTTGGATTGGAGGAGGAAGTACTTGAGCTGACAAAGGTTTTAGTAAGTGAGGAGACTGATCCCAGAGTTGTTTTCATAGTCGGAATGGGTGGAATCGGCAAAACAACCCTTGCCAAGAAACTGTTCAATCACCCTGATGTTCGGCATCATTTCAAGGGTTTCGCCTGGGTCTATGTCGGTGGTCACTGGAGCACCGGAGATATCTTGATAACTATACTCGACCAACTGTCCTCCTTGCCGAGGAAGAAACGGGAGTCGATGATGAAATCCGAGGAACTGGAGCTGGCCCCACAGGTGTTCACAATTCTACAGCGAAAAGGTTGCCTGGTCGTTTTGGACGACTGTTCCGACCGTGAACTCTTGGATATCCTAAGCATTGCCTTCCCATTTGCGGTGAGGAGTGCTAGTGCTAGCAAATTCATTCTCACCACTCGAAACCGGAATTTAAGCAGATTTCTTGATCCAGGTGCAGTATACAGCTTGCGCATGGAATCACTGAATGAAAAGAAGAGCTGGGATCTACTCTCTCATATTTGGCGCAAGCTAGAGG AGGGTCCGTTCCCAGGGAAACTGGTGCCAATTGCATGGGAAATATTAGCTCGATGCGAAGGCTTACCATTGGCTATCATTGTACTGGCGAGCATGTTAAGAACTGAAAGGGAAGGTGAGCGGGTGCTTCACAATATTCTTCAGAGCCGCCGCCCGATGGATGGATTTCCCATAGGCTTTCATTGCCTACAGTCAGCTTACTACGCTTTGCCACTGCGCCTAAAGGCGTGCTTTCTTTATTTGGGAAACTTCccaaacaattcaagaatacaaGTAGAGAAGTTGTGCCAGCTTTGGATTGCTGAAGGTCTGATATCAGCTGAGGATGGGGCAAGCGAAGAAACAATGATGGATGTTGCAGCAAAATATTTCGGCGAATTGGTAGCAAGGAGCTTGGTAACTCTGGAAGAAGATGAAGTGTCAGACTTAAGGCTCATGTCCGGCCACATTCATGGCCTGATAAGAAGTCTCTGCATAACAGAGggaagggaggacgaatttttTGAGATCATGCCTGGCTCGGAACCATATATGATTTCAAAAGCACAAAGATGTGCTATATATTTCGATAAGTATTACAGCGTATCAAATGTTATCCCCTCTGCTAACCTTCGGTCTCTTTTGTGCCTCAACTCTGAACAATCAGGGCAAGGATCTAGGTGGCCACAGGGACTTTTTGATTTCAGAAAACTTAGACCGCTAAGAGTTTTAGATTTTGACAGAGTTAGTTTTCAGGATGGAAATCTTCCTCAAGGAGTAGGAAATTTAGTCTTCTTGAGATACTTGAGTTTTCGAGGATGTTACCTGGAGGATTTGCCATCATATATTGGCAACCTTTTGTACTTGCAAACCCTCGACCTAAGGGTTCAAAAAGATTGCATACTGACCATTTCAAATGTCATTTGGAAGCTTGAGCGATTAAGACATCTGTATTTCCCTCTAGCATTTCAAACTCCTGATCATGGTGGAATGTTGAAACTAGACAGCTTGAGACAACTAGAGATACTAGAGGGATTGGATACAAGTGTGTGCAGAGCAAAGGACCTCATAAAGCTGACCAACCTTCGGATTCTAGCAGCAACAGCAGAAGGAAACCTTGAGGACTTGGAGCTCATCATCCACTACATAGGCAACTCAAGCCACTTGAAGAGGACATCGCTCGACATTAAAAAGTTTGATTGTTACTCTGAGGAACGGCTGTCTTTCATAAAAAGATTATTCAGCTGTCCTGTTCTTGATACTCTGCAAATAGAAGGGCATATAGGAAAAATGTCAGACATTGGTGAAGGAAATATGTTAGACATTGGTACAATCTCTCCTAGCTTTACCAAGATTGTGTTAAATGGTTCTGAACTTGATCAAGACCCTATGCCAACACTGGAGAACCTTCCCAACCTGAGGATCCTTGTCTTAGAAGTCGAGGCATACGCAGGAAAGAAATTGCATTGTTCTGATACAGGTTTTCCTGAACTCAGGAGTTTAAAGCTCGTCAAGTTGTACAACTTAGAAGAATGGGAGGTGGACATAGGAGCATTGCAAAAGCTTTCTACTTTAGAGGTTTCCATGTGCAGGAGAATGAAAAAGCTTCCTGAGGGATTACAAAGCATCATTACTCTCAGAAAGCTGAAGGTCAGCATGATGCCACAACAATTCTTAGGCAggctacaaatgaaaaatggcAGAGGAGGAGAAGATCGTGACAAAATCAACTCAAAGTGTTCAATAgaatttggaaatgatgatCCTTGGCTTGAGTCTACCATTTCAGCATGTCAG CAAAACAATTCCTTTGATGGCAGAATCACCGAATCTCAGGCTTCAAGTTCAAGTCATAGTCCAAACCTAATCGGAAGTTTTGCATGCTTGCCAGAAACTGAAAGGGAAAGAGATGTTTACCTTCAATGA
- the LOC113734346 gene encoding putative disease resistance protein At1g50180, translating to MAELAEPVVSFIIERLSNLCIEEGKHLHGASDQAEQLQSELKLMQGLLRDADAKQRDDAVIREWISQSKDLAYEAEDLIETFAFKVGSRRGGGLVNVLKRYTCIFKECYMRHRVGVDIQGLNTRVSNLTSCFRDYGIRTIVEKEGPSSRQLQWIRRIYSHVEEEDFVGLERNVEVLVPKVVSEDGTSHYRVVSICGMGGVGKTTIARKVYNHPNVRRHFDRFAWFCISQQWQTKEILQGILVNLIPEKKDEIVKSWSADELVRQLYHIQQNKRCLIVLDDIWSFDAWECIKYAFPTREKGSKILVTTRNKDVVVRMDAFHHEPRLLSFDESWELFQKKALGERYNHEGPITGELAQISKKILDGCGGLPLAIILCARMLRTAKEDEWLKVLQSLPKTKSRWMYGGPQGLDYLWSAYCALPLRLKACFLYLGNFPNNSRIQVEKLCQLWIAEGLISAEDRASEETMMDVAAKYFNELVVRSLVTLEEDEVSDLRLMSGHVHDLIRDLCISVGAEVEFFEIMEREGTSYYQRQMRSEAQRCAIYFNRYYNVSDVFPSYNLRSLLCLNSERSGQGSRWPRGLFNFKKLRLLRVLDFDRVSFQDGKLPEGVGELVHLRYLSFRGCYLEHLPSYIGNFLYLQTLDLRVQKDCIMTISNVIWKLKRLRHLYFPLAFQTSDHHGMLKLDSLKELEILEGLDTSVCKAEDLIKLTNLRILAATAEGNLKDLELIIRCIGINSSHLKRTSLDIKKFDCYSEERLSLIKRLFSCPVLDTLQIEGHIGKMSDIGTISGRFTEIVLNGSELDHDPMPTLENLPNLRILVLEVEACLGKKLRCSDTGFPELRSLKLSKLYNLEEWEVGKGALQKLSTLEVSMCRRMKKLPEGLRSIITLRKLKISMMPQQFLGRLQMKNGTGGEDLHKINSKCSMEFGSDDPWLEPTNSASQQNNSFDGRITESRASSSSHSPNLIGSFACIPETERERDVYLQ from the exons ATGGCCGAATTGGCAGAGCCTGTCGTATCTTTTATCATAGAAAGGCTCAGTAATCTATGTATTGAGGAAGGCAAGCATCTACATGGAGCGAGCGATCAAGCTGAGCAACTTCAGTCTGAGTTAAAGCTGATGCAAGGCCTGTTAAGAGATGCTGATGCAAAGCAACGCGACGATGCTGTAATTCGTGAGTGGATTTCACAAAGCAAAGATCTTGCATATGAAGCAGAAGACTTGATCGAAACATTTGCATTCAAAGTTGGATCCAGAAGGGGAGGTGGTCTTGTAAATGTCCTTAAACGatacacttgcatcttcaaagAGTGCTATATGAGGCACAGAGTTGGAGTAGATATTCAGGGCCTCAACACTAGAGTCTCTAATCTCACCAGTTGTTTTCGAGATTATGGGATAAGAACAATAGTCGAGAAGGAAGGTCCAAGTTCGAGGCAACTGCAATGGATCAGGAGGATTTATTCCCATGTTGAGGAGGAGGATTTTGTTGGCTTGGAGAGAAATGTCGAAGTGCTGGTTCCGAAGGTGGTAAGTGAAGATGGGACAAGCCACTATAGAGTTGTTTCTATTTGTGGGATGGGTGGTGTGGGGAAGACAACTATTGCCAGGAAAGTGTATAACCACCCAAATGTGAGGCGTCATTTTGATAGGTTTGCCTGGTTTTGCATATCACAACAATGGCAAACAAAAGAGATTTTGCAAGGGATCTTGGTTAACCTAATTCCTGAAAAGAAAGATGAGATTGTGAAATCCTGGAGTGCTGATGAACTAGTCAGGCAACTTTACCACATCCAGCAGAATAAAAGATGTCTGATTGTTCTTGATGACATTTGGTCCTTTGATGCTTGGGAATGCATAAAATATGCCTTCCCAACTAGAGAGAAGGGAAGCAAAATATTGGTTACTACTCGTAATAAAGATGTGGTGGTACGCATGGATGCTTTTCACCATGAGCCTCGACTTTTGTCCTTTGACGAAAGCTGGGAACTGTTTCAAAAGAAAGCACTAGGAGAAAGATATAATCATG AGGGTCCGATCACTGGAGAACTGGcgcaaatttccaagaaaatattAGATGGATGCGGAGGCTTACCATTGGCTATTATTTTATGTGCGAGGATGTTAAGAACTGCAAAAGAAGATGAGTGGCTTAAGGTGCTTCAAAGTCTTCCTAAGACTAAGAGCCGCTGGATGTATGGAGGTCCTCAAGGTCTTGATTACCTATGGTCAGCTTACTGCGCTTTGCCACTGCGCCTAAAGGCGTGCTTTCTTTATTTGGGAAACTTCccaaacaattcaagaatacaaGTAGAGAAGTTGTGCCAGCTTTGGATTGCTGAAGGTCTGATATCAGCTGAGGATAGggcaagtgaagaaacaatgATGGATGTTGCAGCAAAATATTTCAACGAATTGGTAGTAAGGAGCTTGGTAACTCTGGAAGAAGATGAAGTGTCAGACTTAAGGCTCATGTCCGGCCACGTTCATGATCTGATAAGAGATCTCTGCATATCGGTTGGGGCAGAGGTAGAATTTTTTGAGATCATGGAAAGAGAGGGAACTTCCTATTATCAACGACAAATGAGGTCAGAGGCACAAAGATGTGCTATATATTTCAATAGATATTACAACGTATCTGATGTTTTCCCCTCTTATAACCTTCGGTCTCTTTTATGCCTCAACTCTGAACGATCAGGGCAAGGATCTAGATGGCCACGGGGActttttaatttcaaaaaactCAGATTGCTAAGAGTTCTGGATTTTGACAGAGTTAGTTTTCAGGATGGAAAGCTTCCTGAGGGAGTAGGAGAGTTAGTCCACTTGAGATACTTGAGTTTTCGAGGATGTTACCTGGAGCATTTACCATCATATATTGGCAACTTTTTGTACCTGCAAACCCTCGACCTAAGGGTTCAAAAAGATTGCATAATGACCATTTCAAATGTCATTTGGAAGCTCAAGCGATTAAGACATCTGTATTTCCCTCTAGCATTTCAAACTTCTGATCATCATGGTATGTTGAAACTAGATAGCTTGAAAGAACTAGAGATACTTGAGGGATTGGATACAAGTGTGTGCAAGGCTGAGGACCTCATAAAGCTGACCAACCTTCGGATTCTAGCAGCAACTGCGGAAGGAAACCTCAAGGACTTGGAGCTCATCATCCGCTGCATAGGCATCAACTCAAGCCACTTGAAGAGGACATCGCTCGACATTAAAAAGTTTGATTGTTACTCTGAGGAACGGCTGTCTCTCATAAAAAGATTATTCAGCTGTCCTGTTCTTGATACTCTGCAAATAGAAGGGCACATAGGAAAAATGTCAGACATTGGTACAATCTCTGGAAGATTTACTGAGATTGTGTTAAATGGTTCTGAACTTGATCACGACCCTATGCCAACACTGGAGAACCTTCCCAACCTGAGGATCCTTGTCTTAGAAGTCGAGGCATGTTTAGGAAAGAAATTGCGTTGTTCTGATACAGGTTTTCCTGAACTCAGGAGTTTAAAGCTCTCCAAGTTGTACAACTTAGAAGAATGGGAGGTGGGCAAAGGAGCATTGCAAAAGCTATCTACTTTAGAGGTTTCCATGTGCAGGAGAATGAAAAAGCTTCCTGAGGGATTACGAAGTATCATTACTCTTAGAAAGCTGAAGATCAGCATGATGCCACAACAATTCTTAGGCAGGCTACAAATGAAGAATGGCACAGGAGGAGAAGATCTTCACAAAATCAACTCGAAGTGTTCCATGGAATTTGGAAGTGATGATCCTTGGCTTGAGCCCACCAATTCAGCAAGTCAG CAAAACAATTCCTTTGATGGCAGAATCACCGAATCTCGGGCTTCAAGTTCAAGTCATAGTCCAAACCTAATCGGAAGTTTTGCATGCATACCAGAAACTGAAAGGGAAAGAGATGTTTACCTCCAATGA